Within Mongoliitalea daihaiensis, the genomic segment CTTTCTTGAAATTTAATGAAGCGATTAGCTTCACTCGTTTTCTATTACCCTTCAGGAACATAAATCTTGAAAGGCAATGGTAGTTTCTTGGGATTTATTAAAATTTTAAAATATGTTTTCAATACCAATTCGATGGATAATGGCTCTGCTGTTATCGTTTAGTTTCATTTACACAACGTTCGCCCAGACGATCCAATTACTCGATCGCCAAACCTTAGTCCCTATCATAGGATTGACCTATCACTATGCTGATCAATCCGGTGTTTCAGATGAACTTGGTAATATCACCCTTCGCTTTCAAAAAGGAGAGTCCATTCATTTCAGTCACGTTTTATATGGTAAATGGAGCTTAAAAGCCCCAGAACTCCAAACCGCTTTGCAGCAGGGAAGGGTTTTACGGACGGAACAGGCCTATCATTTGCAACAGGTCACCGTCATTTCTTTAAAACAAACGGATGAAAAAGATCAGCGGATCATGATATCGGATCAAGAGCGCTTACACCACGATGCAGGAGCTATTTTAAATCAAAACCCTGTTGTTAACGGGATTCGTAAAAGTGGGGCTTTTGCTTTTGATCCCGTCATGCGAGGATTTAAGTATGAGCAATTAAATATTGTCATTGATGGTCTTCAGTCTGCTATTGCGGCCTGTCCCAATCGCATGGACCCGCCAACATCCCAAATTGCCTTAAACCGGATCAAGCAAGTAGAAATCCTCAAGGGGCCACATGCCTTGCGCTACGGCATTGGGTTGGGCGGAACGATCAACTTTGTACAGGAGGATCCTAATTTTTCTTCCCCCAATGGAGTGTATGGTCGGTATTCAAGTATGTACGAGCATAACGGGAATATTTGGAGACATGAGGGAAGAGTAGGCTTGTCAGGGGAGAATCATGACATCGGTATCATGGGTTCTTGGTCCGCAGGAACTGATTATGTAGATGGTGAGGGCAATGTTGTACCAGCTAATTTCAGAAGAGGAACAGTCGGAATGTATGGGGATTTCAAAGTGGGTAGAAGGGATTTGGTTCAAGTGACAGTCAATAGAAACTTTGCCAGAGACGTTGATTTCCCAAGTTTAGCAATGGATTTACGTTCCGATGATACTTGGATGGGTTCGTTGAGACATACACGCACTTTTCAGCAACGTAATTTATTATCATGGACATCCTCAATTTACCTAACCAAAGTTGACCACCTGATGGATAACTTGTTGAGAGATTTAAATCCTAGAATGAGCAATGCAAGAGTACCAGCCTTTACTCAGAATTATGGTGGGCGTACAGAAGGTTTGTGGAAATTGGGAAATGGCCGAATATATGCGGGGGCAGATTATCGCTCTGAGTCTGCACAAGGAATCCGGGAACGGGAATTTTTGATGGGGCCCATGGCTGGAAGAGTTGTATTGGATAATGCTTGGCAGGATTCACAAATCCAAAAATTAGGAACTTTTGTGAATTATAATTTGCCATTAGGTGCGTACATGTTTTCTGTAAGTGGGCGTTTGGATGTTAATCACGCCGTAGGGAAGGATATTCTGCCTGAATTCGAGCAGGCAAATAGGGCTAGCCAAGTGACTCAATTGAACCCAGGTATTTCTTTGGGGCTCAAGAAAGACTTGACAGATGAGCTTAACATGAGTGTATGGTTGGCTAGGGTGCAACGAAGCGGTAGTTTGACCGAGCGATTTATCAATTACTTTCCAGTGGGCATGGACCCTTTTGAGCTGGTTGGGAATGCAGCACTCAAACCTGAAACCAACAATCAGTTAGATTTTGTAGTAGGCTACAAGAAAGAAAAAATTCAGGTGGAGTTCAATGCCTTTGCTGCCTACTTAACCGATTATATCACAGCAGAGCGAACGGAATTGACTCCGAGAATAGCCTCTGCTCCTGGAGTTAGGCAATTTATCAACATCGATAGAGCATTGAAAACAGGAGTAGAACTTAACCTGAGTCAATATCTGGGTTGGGGCTTGCAACAGCAGTTTGCTTTTGCTTATACTTATGGTCAAAATCTTAGCCTCTCAGAAGCACTACCAGAAATTGCACCGTTGGACATTCGATATGCTTTGATTGGAAATCATTTGGATAGTAAGCTGCATACAGCGCTCCGATTACGGCATGTGACCGCACAAAACAGAGTTTCAGCACTCTTTGGTGAAATGACTACTCCTGGGTTTACGTTAGTAGATGTGGATGCATCGTACGCAATTACGTCTCAATTAGCATTGAAAGTTGGTGCTCAAAATTTACTCAATCTAGCTTATTACGAACATTTAAACCGTCCTATTGGATCCGACAGGAGACCCTTGTTTGCTCCGGGAAGGAATTTCTTTGTGATGGTGAGTATGAAGTTTCCTTAAGGATTAGATGAAAAAAAGCTATTTGAGTACTAGTTTACAGAATGCATCAAATAGCTTTTTTATTTTTTTTATCTAAAATCGCTCGGTAGTTTATATGTTTGGAATATAAAAGCCTGATTTATTTCCCCATGCTCATGAACCACTACAAGCAGCTCTTTCAATTACCGGAAGCTATTCATTACCTCAATGCCGCCTACATGTCTCCTTTACTCCGTTCGGTTGAAGAGGCGGGATATCAGGCCTTGATAAAAAAACGCAATCCTACGCAAATCAAACCGGTCGATTTTTTTACAACTGCTGCTCGCGTAAAAGGGCTATTTGCTCAGTTGGTTCAAGCTTCAACTCAACAAATTGCTATTATTCCTTCGGCGAGTTATGGTTTGATGACTGCTATTAAAAACCTCCCTACCAATCAGGGAAGCAAGGTTTTGGTTGTTTCGGATGAGTTTCCAAGTGGCTATTATACTGCGGAGCGCTGGTGTTTGGAACATGGGCAAAGCATAGCAGTGGTTCCTGCTCCTGAGGTTCACAGTGAAAGAGGTGCGCTTTGGAATCAACAAATTTTAGCAGCTATTGATGATTCCTGCACGGCGATTGTGATTTCAACCATTCACTGGGCGGATGGGACTATTTTTGATTTGGAAACAATAGGAGAGGCTTGTCAAAAACATAATTGTCACTTCATAGTCGATGGAACACAATCGGTGGGTGCCATGCCCATAGATGTAAATACATGCAGGATTGATGCCTTGGTCTGTGCAGGGTACAAATGGATGATGGGGCCTTATGCAAGTGGCTTGGCTTACTATTCTAAAAAATATAATCACGGAAAACCCTTGGAAGAATCATGGATGAACCGTGCCAATGCAGAAAACTTTGCTGCTTTAACCAATTACACTTCTGAGTACTCTGAAGGTGCGGGACGTTTCAATATGGGGGAATTCAGTAGTTTTAACCTGATGCCCATGTTGGAAGCAGCACTGATCCAATTGTTGGAATGGACTCCTGAAATGATCACGGCTTATGTGGATGAGTTAGCCAAACCCTTGATTGCCTTCTGTAAAGCTAATGGCTTTTGGGTAGAGGAAGAGGATTATCGTGCCAAGCATCTGTTTTCTATTGGCTTACCAAGTGGGATTGAGCGCACGGATCTTTTGAAAGCCTTGGAAGAGGCACAAGTCTATGTTTCAGTTAGGGGAGAAGGGATTCGTGTTTCCCTACACCTTTTCAATACCCAAGAGGATATCCAAGCATTCATCGACGTACTTAGTAAATCATTATAGTCTCTCGTAGATCTTGCTGATTTAACAGATTTGCCGCAGATAATTATTTCAATTTTTAGATCTGTCTTAAATCTGTTTGACCTCCTTTATCTGTGAGATATCTGCAAAATCTATTTGATCAGCGAGAGACCTTTCGAGGAATTTTATTTTTGCTCCATGATTTTTTTTGGTACATTCCTGCAATCATCAACAATACCTGTTCTTATGCTACGAAAAATACTTTCCCTTGCATTTATTTTTTGTCTCTATACGTCGCTTTTTGCCCAGCAGCAGCTAGACGAACGATATAATCAACTCATCAAAGATTTCACAACCGATGCCCGATTTCTGCCCGAGAAGCTATTGAATGTGGTGGACCATCCTACGATTCCTTCTCCATTGAAACATTTTGGACATATCATCGGAGCAGAAGGTCATGTGCACCGGACAGAGGAGATTTTTGGCTATTACAAAAAATTGGCAGAAACCTCTCCCATGATTCATATGCAGGAAATGGGTAAATCCGAGGAGGGGAGATCGTTTTACTTGGTCATCATTGCAGATGAGAAAAGTATAGAACGATTGGAGCATTACAAAACACAAACAGCCCGATTGGCTGATGCTCGAATAACCAGTCCTGAACAAGCTCGCGCTATCATTCAAGACAGCAAACCCATCTATTATGTATCTGGAGGAATGCATGCGACGGAAATGGGTTCCCCAGAAATGATGATGGAACTGGCCTATCGCTTGGTGACTTCTTCGGAAGATGAAATCCGCCAGATTCGGGAAAATGTCATTACCGTAATCAACCCGATTATGGAGCCCGACGGTTGGGATAAGCAGGTGGATTGGTATTACAGATATACCAAAGGTCGGGAAAAGTTTGATGATGGATTTCCACGCTCTACGCCTTATTGGGGTAAATATGTATTTCACGACAACAACCGAGATGGCTTACAAATCTCTCAAGCCATCACCAAAAGTATATTCAAAGGATTTTTTGAGTTTCATCCGACGGTAATGTTGGATTTGCATGAGTCTGTTCCATTGTTGTATATTTCCACAGGAACAGGTCCTTACAATGACTATGTAGACCCTATAACCCAAAGTGAATGGCAGGTCATGGGCAATCATGATGTGGCAGCAGTAGCTTCCCAAGGAATGCCGGGTGCCTTTACTTGGGCCTTTTACGATGGATGGTGGCCGGGTTACGGGATTTGGGTAGCCAATAATCACAATTCCAATGGGCGCTTTTATGAAACCTATGGCAATGCAGGTGCAGACACCTATTTGAGGGATTTGTCCACGTCCAGATATGCAGGAGATTTAGCGACTTCCAAAGAATGGTACAGACCTGACCCAGCGACTCCTCAGGTATTTTGGTCTTTCCGAAATAATATCAATTACACCCAAGTTGGGGTGATTGCTTCCTTGTCCTATGCGGCGAATAATGGCAAACTGCTGTTGGAAAACTTCTATAAGAAAGGCTACAACAGTCTTCAAAAAGGAAAAACAGAAGGCCCAAAAGCTTATTCCATTGCCAAAGCTCAGCGGGATCCTAGCATGGCGGCTTATTTGGCAGGTCAGCTAATTGCGCAAGGTATTGAGATGCATGAAAATGACACTCATTACATTGCCTTGACGGAACAGCCGTACCGGAACTTGTTGGTTTCACTGATGACCCCAACTGCCTATCCGAAAGATGCGAAATTTCCACCTTATGATGCGATTGCTTGGACTTTACCCAATTTGTATGGGGTGGAGGTAGAAGCGCATGAGGAATTGAAAATGAATCCTGCTGAATTGAAAAGAGTAGAGGATGGTGTACGCTACGAGGGTACAGTTTCTGGTGATGCTAACAGTTATCTAATTCCTTATCATGCGCAGGCGAATGTGTTGCCAGCTTTATATGCCATCAAGGCAAGTGCTAGGAATTCGGAGTTTTTTGTTTTGCCCAATAGTACAGATATCAAAGGTGAATTGTATCCAGCAGGGACAGTTCTGATCCGTAAAATCAGTCCCTCAATAGCCAAGCAAGTTGCTCAGGAGTTTGGGTTGGACTTGGTTCCTGAACCACTTACGATCATGAGTGCTGCCTTACGAACGATTCAATTGCCACGCATTGCCATCTACCATACGTGGTTTAATACGCAAGATGAAGGCTGGTCACGCTATACATTTGATACCAAAAAAATTCCATACAGCAGTATCGATAAAGAGGATTTGAAAGCTGGTAATTTACGTGCCAAATACGATGTGATTTTAGTGCCAAGAGTACGTGGGAATGCGAAAAACTTTATCCATGGAGTCGATAGTAAATTCGGTCCCATGCCTTATACCAAAACTACAGACTTTCCCTCTCATGGATTTCCTTCCAGTACTTCGGATATGACAGGTGGGCCTGGTTTTGTTGGGATGGAGCATTTGAGAAAGTTTGTAGAAGAGGGAGGCATGCTGGTAACCTTGGAAAACAGTTCAGCGATCATGGCAGAAGCTGGATTAATTCCAGAATTGTCTCCCGTAAGTACGCCTAGTTTATTTCACCCGGGGTCAATTGTCCGAGGGAAGGCTAGAAATTCCATCCATCCAATCTTGTATGGGTTTCCAGAGGATTTCGATTTATTCAGAGGAAACGGTCCGCTGTTACAAACCGATAAATACAACCGTCAGTACATGGTCGCTCAGTATGGCTATGGTCAGTTGAAAGATGAGGTTCCCTACGAAGGTCCGATTTTAGGTATGCCATCTGTAGAAAAAGTAGCAAAAGAAGACAAGACTGCGACCAAGAACCCTTCATATGTTGTCTCCGGGATGGTTCGCAACGAACAGGAAATCATTGGTCACGGTGCCATCTTCCATGTTCCTCTCGGCAAAGGTTCCATAGTAGCCTTCACCTTCGATCCCCTCCATCGATACCTCAACTTGCACCAAGCCCCGATGGTATGGAATGCGATGATGCACTGGAATTACAGGTAAAAGCTCTCGCAGAAGGCGCGGAAGACGCAGAAAATAAATGAAGAAAAAAATTCAGTTATAAAGTAGTTTTTGTAATAGTGATTTTAATCAACAATAAGAATAAGGAAAAAGAAGGGGTGTAAGAGCTCCTTCTTTTTTTTAATAGCCATTCACTATTCTTATTAAGGATTCTCTGTCTACTAGTTTTTTTGCGTTAAAGTTTACTAAGTAGCCAACGGTTTTATTTGAAAGCTTCAAATAAGTAAGCAGTTGCTTTTTATGAACATCATGTAACTCTTCAATAGACTTTATTTCTATAATCACTTGGTCATTTACTAGTAAATCAAGTCTATAGCCCAAATCAAGTTTATCTCCCTTATAAAATACGGGAAGTTGTACTTGAGATTCAACTTGCAAACCTCTGCTTTTTAATTCAATGATTAAAGCTTTTTCGTAAATCGACTCATATAGCCCTGCGCCAAGCTCTTTAAAAACTTCGTAAATGGAGCCCTTTATTTCATATGTAAGTTCATGTAATTCCATAGCTTAAAAATAACCATGAACTAGGAATGAATTAGCAATTTAAGTACTTCAATAAACGTTTATTTTAGGGTTTGTCT encodes:
- a CDS encoding TonB-dependent receptor domain-containing protein codes for the protein MFSIPIRWIMALLLSFSFIYTTFAQTIQLLDRQTLVPIIGLTYHYADQSGVSDELGNITLRFQKGESIHFSHVLYGKWSLKAPELQTALQQGRVLRTEQAYHLQQVTVISLKQTDEKDQRIMISDQERLHHDAGAILNQNPVVNGIRKSGAFAFDPVMRGFKYEQLNIVIDGLQSAIAACPNRMDPPTSQIALNRIKQVEILKGPHALRYGIGLGGTINFVQEDPNFSSPNGVYGRYSSMYEHNGNIWRHEGRVGLSGENHDIGIMGSWSAGTDYVDGEGNVVPANFRRGTVGMYGDFKVGRRDLVQVTVNRNFARDVDFPSLAMDLRSDDTWMGSLRHTRTFQQRNLLSWTSSIYLTKVDHLMDNLLRDLNPRMSNARVPAFTQNYGGRTEGLWKLGNGRIYAGADYRSESAQGIREREFLMGPMAGRVVLDNAWQDSQIQKLGTFVNYNLPLGAYMFSVSGRLDVNHAVGKDILPEFEQANRASQVTQLNPGISLGLKKDLTDELNMSVWLARVQRSGSLTERFINYFPVGMDPFELVGNAALKPETNNQLDFVVGYKKEKIQVEFNAFAAYLTDYITAERTELTPRIASAPGVRQFINIDRALKTGVELNLSQYLGWGLQQQFAFAYTYGQNLSLSEALPEIAPLDIRYALIGNHLDSKLHTALRLRHVTAQNRVSALFGEMTTPGFTLVDVDASYAITSQLALKVGAQNLLNLAYYEHLNRPIGSDRRPLFAPGRNFFVMVSMKFP
- a CDS encoding aminotransferase class V-fold PLP-dependent enzyme, producing the protein MNHYKQLFQLPEAIHYLNAAYMSPLLRSVEEAGYQALIKKRNPTQIKPVDFFTTAARVKGLFAQLVQASTQQIAIIPSASYGLMTAIKNLPTNQGSKVLVVSDEFPSGYYTAERWCLEHGQSIAVVPAPEVHSERGALWNQQILAAIDDSCTAIVISTIHWADGTIFDLETIGEACQKHNCHFIVDGTQSVGAMPIDVNTCRIDALVCAGYKWMMGPYASGLAYYSKKYNHGKPLEESWMNRANAENFAALTNYTSEYSEGAGRFNMGEFSSFNLMPMLEAALIQLLEWTPEMITAYVDELAKPLIAFCKANGFWVEEEDYRAKHLFSIGLPSGIERTDLLKALEEAQVYVSVRGEGIRVSLHLFNTQEDIQAFIDVLSKSL
- a CDS encoding M14 family zinc carboxypeptidase; amino-acid sequence: MLRKILSLAFIFCLYTSLFAQQQLDERYNQLIKDFTTDARFLPEKLLNVVDHPTIPSPLKHFGHIIGAEGHVHRTEEIFGYYKKLAETSPMIHMQEMGKSEEGRSFYLVIIADEKSIERLEHYKTQTARLADARITSPEQARAIIQDSKPIYYVSGGMHATEMGSPEMMMELAYRLVTSSEDEIRQIRENVITVINPIMEPDGWDKQVDWYYRYTKGREKFDDGFPRSTPYWGKYVFHDNNRDGLQISQAITKSIFKGFFEFHPTVMLDLHESVPLLYISTGTGPYNDYVDPITQSEWQVMGNHDVAAVASQGMPGAFTWAFYDGWWPGYGIWVANNHNSNGRFYETYGNAGADTYLRDLSTSRYAGDLATSKEWYRPDPATPQVFWSFRNNINYTQVGVIASLSYAANNGKLLLENFYKKGYNSLQKGKTEGPKAYSIAKAQRDPSMAAYLAGQLIAQGIEMHENDTHYIALTEQPYRNLLVSLMTPTAYPKDAKFPPYDAIAWTLPNLYGVEVEAHEELKMNPAELKRVEDGVRYEGTVSGDANSYLIPYHAQANVLPALYAIKASARNSEFFVLPNSTDIKGELYPAGTVLIRKISPSIAKQVAQEFGLDLVPEPLTIMSAALRTIQLPRIAIYHTWFNTQDEGWSRYTFDTKKIPYSSIDKEDLKAGNLRAKYDVILVPRVRGNAKNFIHGVDSKFGPMPYTKTTDFPSHGFPSSTSDMTGGPGFVGMEHLRKFVEEGGMLVTLENSSAIMAEAGLIPELSPVSTPSLFHPGSIVRGKARNSIHPILYGFPEDFDLFRGNGPLLQTDKYNRQYMVAQYGYGQLKDEVPYEGPILGMPSVEKVAKEDKTATKNPSYVVSGMVRNEQEIIGHGAIFHVPLGKGSIVAFTFDPLHRYLNLHQAPMVWNAMMHWNYR
- a CDS encoding GxxExxY protein; the encoded protein is MELHELTYEIKGSIYEVFKELGAGLYESIYEKALIIELKSRGLQVESQVQLPVFYKGDKLDLGYRLDLLVNDQVIIEIKSIEELHDVHKKQLLTYLKLSNKTVGYLVNFNAKKLVDRESLIRIVNGY